A region from the Amycolatopsis camponoti genome encodes:
- the ygfZ gene encoding CAF17-like 4Fe-4S cluster assembly/insertion protein YgfZ, translated as MPYRSPLLDVPGSIPPPDDHPEAGVPWHWGDPFAEQRTASRGVVVIDRSHREVLAVSGEERLSWLHLVISQHVTELAEGTGTEALVLDSQGRVETHMVVAHLDGTVYLDTDPGTSVTSALPKGGPQTLREYLEAMKFWSKVDIRDATDELALLTVLGPDAERVLSAAGAEVGPEPYAVAALPGGGFARRMPWPGRSSVDLAVPRASLVDWWKRLTDAGARAAGSWVFDALRVESLRPRLGVDTDDRTIPHEVGWVGSAAHVAKGCYRGQETVSKVHNVGRPPRNLLLLHLDGSPEIRPETGDPVLLDGRTVGRIGTVIQHHELGPIALALVKRSTPVGAELLAGSEDNLVQAAIDPDSVPSEQPAPGRAAAAQLRG; from the coding sequence ATGCCGTACCGCTCGCCGCTGCTGGACGTGCCCGGATCCATCCCTCCGCCTGACGACCACCCGGAAGCCGGAGTGCCCTGGCACTGGGGAGACCCGTTCGCGGAGCAGCGCACGGCGTCGCGCGGCGTGGTCGTGATCGACCGGTCGCACCGCGAGGTCCTCGCCGTCTCCGGCGAAGAGCGGCTTTCGTGGCTGCACCTGGTGATCTCGCAGCACGTGACCGAGCTGGCCGAGGGAACCGGCACCGAGGCGCTGGTGCTCGACAGCCAGGGCCGCGTCGAGACGCACATGGTGGTCGCGCACCTCGACGGCACCGTCTACCTCGACACCGACCCGGGCACGAGCGTCACGAGCGCGCTGCCCAAGGGCGGTCCGCAGACGCTGCGCGAGTACCTCGAAGCCATGAAGTTCTGGTCCAAGGTGGACATCCGCGACGCGACGGACGAGCTGGCCCTGCTCACCGTGCTCGGCCCGGACGCCGAGCGCGTGCTGAGCGCGGCCGGCGCCGAGGTCGGCCCCGAGCCGTACGCGGTCGCGGCGCTGCCGGGTGGCGGCTTCGCGCGGCGGATGCCGTGGCCGGGCCGGTCGAGCGTCGACCTGGCGGTTCCGCGCGCGTCGCTGGTGGACTGGTGGAAGCGCCTCACCGACGCGGGGGCCCGCGCGGCCGGCAGCTGGGTGTTCGACGCGCTGCGCGTCGAGTCGCTGCGGCCGCGGCTGGGAGTGGACACCGACGACCGCACGATCCCGCACGAGGTGGGCTGGGTCGGCTCGGCCGCGCACGTCGCGAAGGGCTGCTACCGCGGCCAGGAGACGGTGTCGAAAGTCCACAACGTGGGACGCCCGCCGCGCAACCTGCTCCTGCTGCACCTGGACGGTTCGCCCGAGATCAGACCGGAAACCGGCGACCCGGTGCTGCTCGACGGCCGGACCGTCGGCCGGATCGGCACGGTGATCCAGCACCACGAGCTGGGGCCGATCGCGTTGGCGCTGGTCAAGCGGTCTACTCCGGTGGGCGCCGAGCTGCTGGCGGGCTCGGAGGACAACCTGGTCCAGGCGGCGATCGACCCCGACTCCGTCCCGTCGGAGCAGCCCGCGCCGGGCCGCGCGGCGGCGGCGCAACTTCGTGGCTGA
- a CDS encoding asparaginase, which produces MTNPVLAEVVRSGFVESVHRGALVITGPEGDARLALGDVTSPVFPRSSNKPLQAVGMLRSGLDFTGEDLALACASHSGEPMHVKRVLELLQAAGLQEDDLACPPDFPLHVPSMRDAAEPRRVMMNCSGKHTAMLTTCVRAGWPTSGYESPDHPLQQAIAAAVSVLTGEPIAHTGVDGCGAPLFAFSLTALARAFGRVAAAPDGPAQAVASAMRAHPWLVAGTGREDTDLMSAVDGLVSKGGAEGVHAFALPDGFAMAVKIDDGNKRACAPLAVEALRYLGVDVSRLDGLAHGSVLGGGRPVGEVRVPELR; this is translated from the coding sequence GTGACGAACCCCGTCCTCGCCGAAGTCGTCCGTTCCGGGTTCGTCGAAAGCGTCCACCGCGGCGCGCTCGTGATCACCGGCCCCGAAGGCGACGCGCGCCTGGCCCTCGGCGACGTGACTTCCCCGGTCTTCCCGCGCTCGTCCAACAAGCCGCTGCAGGCCGTCGGGATGCTGCGGTCCGGCCTGGACTTCACGGGCGAGGACCTGGCGCTGGCGTGCGCGTCGCACTCCGGCGAGCCCATGCACGTCAAGCGGGTCCTGGAGCTGCTGCAGGCCGCCGGGCTGCAGGAAGACGACCTCGCGTGCCCGCCCGACTTCCCGCTGCACGTGCCGAGCATGCGCGACGCCGCCGAGCCGCGGCGCGTGATGATGAACTGCTCGGGCAAGCACACGGCGATGCTGACGACGTGCGTGCGCGCCGGCTGGCCGACGTCCGGCTACGAGTCCCCGGACCACCCGCTCCAGCAGGCGATCGCGGCGGCCGTGTCCGTCCTGACCGGCGAGCCGATCGCCCACACGGGTGTCGACGGCTGTGGCGCGCCGCTGTTCGCGTTTTCCCTGACGGCGCTGGCCCGGGCGTTCGGCCGCGTGGCCGCCGCGCCGGACGGGCCGGCGCAGGCGGTGGCCTCGGCGATGCGCGCGCACCCGTGGCTGGTGGCGGGTACCGGCCGCGAGGACACGGACCTGATGTCCGCCGTGGACGGTCTGGTGTCCAAGGGCGGCGCGGAGGGCGTCCACGCGTTCGCGCTCCCGGACGGGTTCGCGATGGCGGTGAAGATCGACGACGGCAACAAGCGGGCGTGCGCGCCCCTGGCCGTCGAGGCGTTGCGTTACCTGGGTGTGGACGTTTCGAGGCTCGACGGCTTGGCCCACGGTTCGGTGCTCGGCGGCGGCCGCCCGGTCGGTGAGGTGCGGGTCCCGGAGCTGCGCTGA
- a CDS encoding RsiG family protein encodes MIEVRPGGRRRIDRVLGPGYLSGLGELPLKVLRERRDEAAQEETDLSYLRRLLHARIDIVRAEQARRSSGGESSIVDQLATILADNALGPAAGSGRHQQLEPSRAGEHRRHAEALIGDTDLTDVESLTDEKLASALDTYASEELSVSSFRREVQGVMDAFNAEIAKRYQQGSATVDELLESEGGHGE; translated from the coding sequence GTGATCGAAGTGCGGCCCGGCGGCAGGCGGCGGATCGACCGCGTGCTCGGCCCGGGGTACCTCAGCGGCCTGGGTGAACTGCCGCTGAAGGTGCTGCGCGAGCGGCGCGACGAAGCCGCGCAGGAAGAGACGGACCTGTCCTACCTGCGCCGTCTCCTGCACGCCCGGATCGACATCGTCCGCGCCGAGCAGGCGCGGCGCAGCTCCGGCGGCGAGTCGAGCATCGTCGACCAGCTGGCCACGATCCTGGCGGACAACGCGCTGGGCCCGGCCGCCGGTTCCGGACGTCACCAGCAGCTCGAGCCGTCGCGCGCCGGAGAGCACCGCCGGCACGCCGAGGCCCTGATCGGCGACACCGATCTCACCGACGTCGAGTCCCTGACGGACGAGAAGCTCGCCTCCGCTTTGGACACCTACGCCAGCGAAGAGCTGTCGGTGTCGTCCTTCCGGCGCGAGGTCCAGGGCGTGATGGACGCGTTCAACGCGGAGATCGCGAAGCGCTACCAGCAGGGTTCGGCCACTGTGGACGAGCTGCTGGAGAGCGAAGGCGGGCACGGCGAGTGA
- a CDS encoding aminodeoxychorismate lyase: MRVLVFLDGTPADPDAAQIKVDDLGLLRGDGVFETILVVDGKPRELRPHLERLARSAAMLDLPEPDLSAWERVVSLVLERWSGSAEMALKLVYTRGSDGDPGAGPTGFALGSEVSPSILRARAEGVAAITLERGFPPDLAERAPWLLLGAKPLSYAVNMAAVREAGRRGAEDVIFTAADGSVFEGPTSTVVLAKGRTLYTPPSSIGILPGTTQAALFRGAEKAGWVVKVEPLTVRDLVDGDGVFMASSVRKLTRVHTLDGERLPDSSAGYAELVAAYESEYA; encoded by the coding sequence ATGCGCGTGCTCGTCTTCCTCGACGGAACCCCGGCCGACCCCGACGCCGCCCAGATCAAGGTCGACGACCTCGGTCTGCTGCGCGGCGACGGCGTCTTCGAGACGATCCTCGTCGTCGACGGCAAGCCCCGCGAACTGCGTCCGCACCTCGAGCGGCTCGCCCGCTCGGCCGCCATGCTCGACCTGCCCGAGCCCGACCTGAGCGCGTGGGAACGGGTCGTTTCGCTGGTGCTCGAAAGGTGGTCCGGCAGCGCCGAAATGGCGCTGAAACTGGTGTACACCAGGGGTTCCGACGGCGACCCCGGCGCCGGCCCGACCGGGTTCGCGCTCGGTTCGGAGGTCTCGCCGTCGATCTTGCGGGCCCGCGCCGAGGGCGTCGCCGCGATCACCCTCGAACGCGGTTTCCCGCCGGACCTCGCCGAGCGCGCGCCCTGGCTGCTGCTCGGCGCGAAGCCGCTGTCGTACGCGGTGAACATGGCCGCGGTGCGCGAAGCCGGCCGCCGCGGCGCCGAAGATGTGATTTTCACCGCCGCCGACGGCTCGGTGTTCGAAGGGCCGACGTCGACCGTGGTGCTGGCGAAGGGCCGGACGCTCTACACACCGCCGTCGAGCATCGGCATCCTGCCGGGCACGACGCAGGCCGCGCTGTTCCGCGGGGCCGAGAAGGCGGGCTGGGTGGTCAAGGTGGAGCCGCTGACCGTCCGCGACCTGGTCGACGGCGACGGCGTCTTCATGGCGTCGAGCGTGCGCAAGCTGACCCGGGTGCACACGCTGGACGGCGAGCGGCTGCCGGACTCGTCGGCCGGGTACGCCGAGCTGGTGGCGGCCTACGAGAGCGAATACGCCTGA
- a CDS encoding ABC transporter ATP-binding protein: MIEFSRVTVTYPDASRPVLSDVSLLVEEGELCLVAGPTGAGKSTFLGAINGLVPHFTGGRLSGRVLVNGLDTASYPPRELASVVGVVGQDPLSGFVTDTVEEELAYAMEQLAVAPDVMRKRVEETLDLLGIAELRNRPLRTLSGGQQQRVAIGSVLTAHPSVVVLDEPTSALDPTAAEEVLAAITRLVHDLGTTVVVAEHRMERVAQYADRVLYLPGDGSVRSGPPSEILATSSIAPPIAELGRLAGWSPLPLSVRDARRVAGPLRSRLQKLSVVSRTLSVTGQALDVRGVVVRYGDVLAVRGVDLRVGQGEVIALMGRNGSGKSSLLWAVQGSGPRSAGKVDVGGADPASLKPRVARQRVGLVPQTPADLLYLDSVDAECVQADTESEVPAGTARALLDRLAPGIAGEAHPGDLSEGQRLALVLAIQLASAPPVVLLDEPTRGLDYHAKRRFASTLRELASQGHAVVLATHDVEFVATVAHRVVVLAEGEVVADGPTKEVIVASPAFAPQVAKILAPEQWLTVDEVAEALA, from the coding sequence GTGATCGAGTTTTCGCGGGTCACGGTGACCTACCCGGACGCCTCGCGGCCGGTGCTTTCGGACGTCTCGTTGCTGGTCGAGGAGGGTGAGCTGTGCCTGGTCGCGGGGCCGACCGGGGCCGGCAAGTCGACTTTTCTCGGCGCGATCAACGGGCTCGTCCCGCACTTCACCGGCGGACGTCTGTCCGGGCGGGTGCTGGTGAACGGGCTGGACACCGCTTCGTACCCGCCGCGTGAGCTGGCTTCGGTCGTCGGGGTTGTCGGGCAGGACCCGCTTTCGGGGTTCGTGACCGACACCGTCGAGGAGGAGCTGGCGTACGCGATGGAGCAGCTCGCGGTGGCGCCGGACGTCATGCGCAAGCGCGTCGAGGAAACCCTGGACCTGCTGGGGATCGCGGAGCTGCGCAACCGTCCACTTCGGACTTTGTCGGGCGGGCAGCAGCAGCGCGTCGCGATCGGCTCGGTGCTGACGGCGCACCCGTCCGTCGTGGTGCTCGACGAGCCGACGTCGGCGCTGGACCCGACGGCGGCCGAGGAGGTGCTGGCGGCGATCACCCGGCTGGTGCACGACCTCGGGACGACGGTGGTCGTCGCGGAGCACCGGATGGAGCGGGTGGCGCAGTACGCGGACCGGGTGCTGTACCTGCCGGGCGACGGTTCGGTGCGGTCCGGGCCGCCGTCGGAGATCTTGGCGACGTCGTCGATCGCGCCGCCGATCGCCGAGCTGGGACGGCTGGCGGGGTGGTCGCCGTTGCCGCTGTCGGTGCGGGACGCTCGCCGGGTCGCGGGCCCCTTGCGATCTCGGCTTCAGAAATTGTCGGTGGTGAGTCGTACCCTCTCGGTGACCGGTCAAGCACTGGACGTGAGAGGGGTGGTGGTCCGATACGGAGATGTCCTGGCGGTGCGCGGGGTGGACCTGCGTGTCGGGCAGGGGGAAGTGATCGCGCTGATGGGACGCAACGGCTCCGGCAAGTCGTCGCTTCTCTGGGCGGTGCAGGGCAGCGGCCCGAGGTCGGCGGGGAAGGTCGACGTCGGTGGCGCGGATCCCGCGTCGCTCAAGCCACGAGTGGCCCGTCAGCGCGTCGGGCTGGTCCCGCAGACCCCGGCCGACCTGCTGTACCTCGATTCGGTCGACGCCGAGTGCGTACAGGCCGACACCGAATCGGAGGTCCCGGCGGGAACGGCCCGGGCCCTGCTGGACCGGCTGGCCCCCGGGATAGCCGGTGAAGCGCACCCCGGCGACCTCTCGGAAGGGCAGCGACTGGCGCTGGTGCTGGCGATCCAGCTGGCATCGGCCCCACCGGTCGTGCTGCTCGACGAGCCCACCCGCGGCCTGGACTACCACGCGAAAAGGCGCTTCGCGTCGACCCTGCGAGAGCTGGCCTCGCAGGGCCACGCGGTAGTGCTGGCCACCCACGACGTCGAGTTCGTGGCCACGGTGGCGCACCGCGTGGTGGTGCTGGCCGAGGGCGAGGTGGTCGCGGACGGCCCGACGAAGGAGGTGATCGTCGCGTCGCCGGCGTTCGCCCCGCAGGTGGCGAAGATCCTGGCACCGGAGCAGTGGCTGACGGTGGACGAGGTAGCGGAAGCCCTGGCATGA
- a CDS encoding sulfurtransferase, producing MSREDVLVTTQWAEENLDTPGVVFAEVDEDTTAYDGGHIRGAVKFDWRKDLQDGVRRDFVSKEGFEKLLSEKGISNDDRVILYGGNNNWFAAYAYWYFKLYGHENVQLLDGGRKKWELDGRELNSDEVKRDTTDYKAKDQDLSLRAFRDEVVQSIGAKNFVDVRSPDEFSGKLLAPAHLPQEQSQVPGHIPGALNVPWAKVANEDGTFKTEAEIDELYKEQGIDAGKGTIAYCRIGERSSIAWFALHELLGHEDVKNYDGSWTEYGSLVGVPVELGAK from the coding sequence ATGAGCCGTGAAGACGTCCTGGTCACCACCCAGTGGGCCGAGGAGAACCTGGACACCCCCGGCGTCGTGTTCGCCGAGGTCGACGAGGACACCACCGCGTACGACGGAGGCCACATCCGGGGCGCGGTGAAGTTCGACTGGCGCAAGGACCTGCAGGACGGGGTGCGCCGCGACTTCGTCTCCAAGGAGGGCTTCGAGAAGCTCCTGTCGGAGAAGGGCATCTCGAACGACGACCGCGTGATCCTCTACGGCGGCAACAACAACTGGTTCGCCGCCTACGCGTACTGGTACTTCAAGCTCTACGGCCACGAGAACGTCCAGCTGCTCGACGGCGGGCGCAAGAAGTGGGAGCTCGACGGCCGCGAGCTGAACTCCGACGAGGTCAAGCGCGACACCACCGACTACAAGGCCAAGGACCAGGACCTCTCCCTGCGCGCGTTCCGCGACGAGGTCGTCCAGTCCATCGGCGCGAAGAACTTCGTCGACGTCCGGTCGCCGGACGAGTTCTCCGGCAAGCTGCTCGCCCCGGCGCACCTGCCGCAGGAGCAGTCCCAGGTGCCCGGCCACATCCCGGGCGCGCTGAACGTGCCGTGGGCGAAGGTCGCCAACGAGGACGGCACCTTCAAGACCGAGGCCGAGATCGACGAGCTCTACAAGGAGCAGGGCATCGACGCGGGCAAGGGCACCATCGCCTACTGCCGCATCGGCGAGCGTTCGTCCATCGCGTGGTTCGCGCTCCACGAGCTGCTCGGCCACGAGGACGTGAAGAACTACGACGGTTCGTGGACGGAATACGGCTCGCTGGTCGGCGTGCCGGTCGAGTTGGGAGCGAAGTGA
- a CDS encoding 3-hydroxybutyryl-CoA dehydrogenase encodes MVSRVGVVGAGLMGSGIAEVHARSGVDVVVTEVNQPALDAGKARIEKSLQRGVKNGKLTPEDAESALSRLRFTTDIAEFADRELVIEAILEQEQAKVDVFRQLDKIVEAEDALFASNTSSIPIMKLGMATSRPQQVVGIHFFNPVPVLPLVELVPSLLTSEETARRAEEHATTALGKTVIRSQDRAGFIVNSLLVPYLLSAIRMIESGFASAEDIDRGMELGTAHPMGPLRLSDLIGLDTIKAIADSMYAEFKEPLYSSPPLLLRMVDAGLLGKKSGRGFYSYG; translated from the coding sequence GTGGTAAGTCGGGTTGGAGTCGTCGGAGCGGGCCTCATGGGGTCCGGTATCGCCGAGGTGCACGCCCGGTCCGGAGTGGACGTCGTGGTCACCGAGGTGAACCAGCCGGCACTCGACGCGGGCAAGGCCCGGATCGAGAAGTCGCTGCAACGCGGCGTCAAGAACGGCAAGCTCACCCCCGAGGACGCCGAGTCGGCGCTGAGCCGCCTCCGCTTCACGACGGACATCGCCGAGTTCGCCGACCGCGAACTGGTCATCGAGGCGATCCTCGAGCAGGAGCAGGCGAAGGTCGACGTCTTCCGCCAGCTCGACAAGATCGTCGAGGCGGAGGACGCGCTGTTCGCGTCCAACACGTCGTCGATCCCGATCATGAAGCTGGGCATGGCGACGAGCCGGCCGCAGCAGGTGGTCGGCATCCACTTCTTCAACCCCGTGCCGGTGCTGCCGCTGGTCGAGCTGGTGCCCTCGCTGCTGACCAGCGAGGAGACGGCCCGCCGCGCCGAGGAGCACGCGACGACGGCGCTGGGCAAGACCGTCATCCGTTCGCAGGACCGCGCCGGGTTCATCGTGAACTCGCTGCTGGTGCCGTACCTGCTTTCCGCGATCCGCATGATCGAGTCGGGCTTCGCGTCGGCCGAGGACATCGACCGCGGCATGGAGCTGGGCACCGCCCACCCGATGGGCCCGCTGCGCCTGTCCGACCTGATCGGGCTGGACACGATCAAGGCCATCGCGGACTCGATGTACGCGGAGTTCAAGGAGCCGCTGTACTCGTCGCCGCCGCTGCTGCTGCGCATGGTGGACGCGGGCCTGCTGGGCAAGAAGAGCGGCCGCGGCTTCTACTCCTACGGCTGA
- a CDS encoding 5-oxoprolinase subunit B family protein produces MRWRRCGEDAALLDCDSLDQMRAAHATVLAARPAAVVDLVPGARSLLVVGGVAAVKALLDGADLTHPPAGEPREVTLDVRYDGEDLSLIASDAGVSTDAVAELHTQAVYTVAFTGFAPGFGYLTGLPPELRQPRLESPRTRVPAGSVGIAGEFTGVYPRASPGGWRLLGHTSATLFDPHAAPPALFAPGDRVRFRAVR; encoded by the coding sequence GTGCGCTGGCGGCGCTGTGGCGAGGACGCCGCCCTGCTCGACTGCGACTCGCTCGACCAGATGCGGGCGGCCCACGCCACGGTCCTCGCCGCGCGTCCCGCCGCCGTCGTCGACCTCGTGCCCGGCGCCCGCAGCCTGCTCGTCGTCGGCGGGGTGGCCGCCGTCAAAGCACTGCTGGACGGCGCCGACCTGACGCACCCGCCGGCCGGCGAGCCCCGCGAAGTCACCCTCGACGTCCGCTACGACGGCGAGGACCTTTCCCTGATCGCCTCGGACGCCGGGGTCTCCACGGACGCGGTCGCCGAGCTGCACACCCAGGCCGTCTACACCGTCGCGTTCACCGGGTTCGCGCCCGGGTTCGGCTACCTGACCGGGCTTCCCCCGGAACTGCGGCAGCCGCGGCTCGAGTCTCCGCGCACCCGCGTCCCGGCCGGGTCGGTCGGGATCGCCGGCGAGTTCACCGGCGTCTACCCGCGTGCGTCCCCGGGTGGCTGGCGCTTGCTCGGGCACACCTCGGCGACGCTGTTCGACCCGCACGCCGCCCCGCCCGCGCTGTTCGCGCCGGGCGACCGCGTCCGCTTCCGGGCCGTCCGATGA
- a CDS encoding DUF1416 domain-containing protein has translation MAVDDSCGAPVQEATPADYDTKGQVVLAGKVTGADGPVGGAFVRLLDGGGDFTGEVVSSADGDFRFYAAPGEWTVRALHRTGNGEASVTAEGPGLHQLAISVA, from the coding sequence ATGGCGGTCGACGACAGCTGCGGCGCACCGGTCCAGGAGGCCACGCCGGCGGACTACGACACCAAGGGCCAGGTCGTGCTCGCGGGCAAGGTGACGGGCGCGGACGGCCCGGTCGGCGGCGCGTTCGTCCGCCTCCTGGACGGCGGCGGCGACTTCACCGGCGAGGTGGTCTCCTCGGCCGACGGCGACTTCCGCTTCTACGCCGCGCCGGGCGAGTGGACGGTGCGCGCACTGCACCGCACCGGCAACGGCGAAGCGTCCGTGACGGCGGAGGGTCCGGGCCTGCACCAGCTGGCCATCTCCGTCGCCTGA
- a CDS encoding biotin-dependent carboxyltransferase family protein, with product MRSVEVVDPGRYALVEDLGRPGYAHLGVAPSGALDTASLRLANRLVGNSEGAAGIEALLGGPSVRFTASATVAVTGPAVPVSVDGRPVGSHVPVPVRAGQTVSVGSPSAGLRCYLAVSGGIAVDEVLGSRSSDVLSGIGPPPLRAGDVLPLGEPGIPAGADVVVPSPAPADLVVPVTLGPRDDWLDDPAGGLSAWWTVTAESNRVGLRLDGTPLRRAVEGELPSEGVVTGAIQVPPSGLPVVFLADHPTTGGYPVAAVVRAGALSALAQARPGTRVRFRMS from the coding sequence ATGAGGTCCGTCGAAGTCGTCGACCCCGGGCGGTACGCGCTGGTCGAGGACCTGGGCCGGCCCGGCTACGCGCACCTCGGCGTCGCGCCGTCCGGGGCGCTCGACACGGCGTCGCTGCGGCTGGCGAACCGCTTGGTGGGCAACTCCGAGGGGGCCGCCGGGATCGAAGCCCTGCTCGGCGGCCCGTCGGTGCGGTTCACGGCCTCGGCGACGGTCGCGGTGACCGGTCCGGCCGTCCCGGTTTCGGTCGACGGCCGGCCCGTCGGGTCCCACGTGCCGGTGCCGGTGCGGGCCGGCCAGACGGTGTCGGTCGGCTCGCCGTCGGCCGGCTTGCGCTGCTACCTGGCGGTTTCCGGCGGGATCGCGGTGGACGAGGTGCTGGGCAGCCGCTCGTCGGACGTCCTGTCGGGCATCGGCCCGCCGCCGCTTCGCGCCGGCGACGTGCTGCCGCTCGGCGAACCCGGGATCCCGGCGGGCGCGGACGTCGTCGTGCCGAGTCCCGCGCCGGCCGACCTGGTCGTCCCGGTGACGCTCGGCCCCCGTGACGACTGGCTCGACGACCCGGCCGGCGGGCTGTCGGCGTGGTGGACGGTCACGGCCGAGTCGAACCGCGTCGGCCTGCGCCTCGACGGGACGCCGTTGCGGCGGGCCGTCGAGGGCGAACTGCCCAGCGAGGGCGTGGTCACCGGGGCGATCCAGGTGCCGCCGAGCGGGCTGCCGGTGGTGTTCCTCGCCGACCACCCGACCACCGGCGGCTACCCCGTCGCGGCCGTCGTCCGGGCCGGTGCGCTGAGCGCGCTCGCGCAGGCCCGGCCGGGCACCCGGGTGCGGTTCCGGATGTCCTGA
- a CDS encoding FABP family protein yields the protein MSASGDDAIVAAEIRAESTRARNLPLWDDLPIPNDTANLREGPDLNEACLALLPLVGVWRGEGEVDYPTIEGPRKFAQQLTISHDGRPFLVHEARAWLLDDDGNVIRPAARESGFWRPQADDTIELLLTHNTGIVELYYGKPRTQTSWELGTDAVIRTATAKDVTAAQRLYGLIEGSLGYVEERAMMGQEMQPHTSALLRRVVG from the coding sequence ATGAGTGCCAGCGGCGACGACGCCATCGTGGCAGCGGAGATCCGCGCGGAAAGCACCCGCGCGCGCAACCTCCCGCTGTGGGACGACCTGCCCATCCCGAACGACACCGCGAACCTGCGTGAGGGGCCGGACCTCAACGAAGCCTGCCTCGCGCTGCTGCCGCTCGTCGGCGTCTGGCGCGGTGAGGGCGAGGTCGACTACCCGACCATCGAAGGCCCGCGCAAGTTCGCGCAGCAGCTGACGATCTCCCACGACGGCCGCCCGTTCCTCGTCCACGAGGCCCGCGCGTGGCTGCTGGACGACGACGGCAACGTCATCCGTCCCGCCGCCCGCGAGTCCGGGTTCTGGCGGCCGCAGGCGGACGACACGATCGAGCTGCTGCTCACCCACAACACCGGCATCGTCGAGCTGTACTACGGCAAGCCGCGCACCCAGACGTCCTGGGAGCTCGGCACCGACGCGGTGATCCGCACGGCCACGGCCAAGGACGTCACCGCGGCCCAGCGGCTGTACGGCCTCATCGAAGGCTCCCTCGGCTACGTCGAGGAGCGCGCCATGATGGGCCAGGAGATGCAACCGCACACCTCGGCCCTGCTGCGCCGCGTCGTCGGCTGA
- a CDS encoding DUF3073 domain-containing protein, which yields MGRGRAKAKQTKVARELKYSSHETDFDALQRELSTGSSSGHYEEADSDDQDDPYDDGYGEYRR from the coding sequence ATGGGGCGCGGCCGGGCTAAGGCCAAGCAGACGAAGGTGGCGCGCGAGCTCAAGTACAGCTCGCACGAGACCGACTTCGATGCTTTGCAGCGCGAGCTGTCGACTGGTTCCTCTAGTGGTCACTACGAGGAAGCCGATAGCGATGATCAAGACGACCCGTACGACGACGGGTACGGCGAGTACCGTCGTTGA
- a CDS encoding ECF transporter S component: MSDFLGPPPRAVRIALRPALVLGVASVLGLAMFCWPLFAHPAPSEAAHTADAPFVFMATLPVLILVVLAELSRGGIDAKALALLGVLSAVNAGLRPLGAGTGGIELVFFLLVLAGRVFGPGFGFVLGSTSLFTSALLTAGVGPWLPFQMLASSLIGLGAGLLPRKTRGKTEIAMLVAYGVFAAYFFGLLMSLWSWPFLAGTSVGATAGLGFVPGAPLADNLHRFAVFTVLTSTLGWDTGRAVTNAVAIVLLGPAVLAVLRRAARRAAFDAPVGFGQP, translated from the coding sequence ATGAGCGACTTCCTCGGGCCGCCGCCCCGCGCCGTCCGGATCGCCCTCCGACCCGCGCTGGTCCTCGGCGTCGCGTCCGTCCTCGGCCTCGCCATGTTCTGCTGGCCCCTCTTCGCTCACCCCGCGCCGAGCGAAGCCGCGCACACCGCCGATGCCCCTTTCGTCTTCATGGCGACCCTGCCGGTGCTGATCCTCGTCGTCCTCGCGGAACTCTCGCGTGGGGGCATCGATGCCAAAGCGCTCGCCCTGCTCGGGGTGCTTTCGGCGGTCAACGCTGGCCTGCGGCCGCTCGGGGCCGGGACCGGGGGTATCGAGCTCGTGTTCTTCCTGCTCGTGCTCGCCGGGCGGGTGTTCGGGCCCGGCTTCGGGTTCGTGCTCGGCTCGACTTCGCTCTTCACCAGCGCGCTGCTCACCGCCGGGGTCGGGCCGTGGCTGCCGTTCCAGATGCTCGCGTCCTCGCTCATCGGGCTCGGCGCCGGGCTCTTGCCGCGGAAAACGCGCGGCAAGACAGAAATCGCGATGCTCGTGGCGTACGGCGTCTTCGCCGCCTACTTCTTCGGGCTCCTCATGAGCCTCTGGTCATGGCCGTTCCTCGCCGGAACCAGCGTCGGCGCCACCGCGGGCCTCGGGTTCGTCCCCGGTGCGCCGCTCGCCGACAACCTCCACCGGTTCGCGGTGTTCACCGTCCTGACCTCGACCCTCGGCTGGGACACCGGCCGCGCGGTCACCAACGCCGTCGCGATCGTCCTGCTGGGTCCGGCCGTCCTGGCCGTGCTGCGGCGCGCGGCCCGGCGGGCTGCCTTCGACGCGCCCGTGGGATTCGGTCAGCCGTAG